The sequence CTCTACGCCAAGGAGCGGCTGGATTCCCTGGCGGCGCTGGACCCGACGGAGCTCGCCCGCGGGGCGCGGCTGGAGCCCTACTCCGACTCGCCCGAGGGGTTCTACACCCGCCGCTGGTGGGTGCTCTCGGCGGATCTTAAGCCCGACCTCGAGGGGGAGCGGCTGGCTGAGGCCCTGGCCGAATCGGGGCTCGTCCCCGGCGACTTCGACCTCCCGACCGGCTTTCTCCGGCTGAAGGTGGAGCTGCTCTGGCGGCCGCCCGGCGGGAGGCTGGAACGGATGGAGGTAAGCCAGCTCTCCACCCCGTCGAGGTAGGCCGTCAGGGTGGCGATTAATGATGCAGGGGCGGGTGTAAGCATCCGTCCTTCGTGTCATTCGAACCCGAATGTAGGGCGGGGACTTTAGTCCCCGCCGTTTTTTCTAAGGCGACGCTCACAACTGACTGCGATGACGTAGGGGCGGACCTTTAGGTCCACCCGCGGGCTACGGCGTGGATTGAGGGTTGGACGTTGGGACGGGTGTCCACACCCGCCCGCTGATCGCCCCTCACCCTAACCGTCCCCCCAAAGGGGGGAGGGGACAAGCGGTAGCCCTCACCCCGGCCTATG comes from bacterium and encodes:
- a CDS encoding prepilin-type N-terminal cleavage/methylation domain-containing protein, which codes for MSGSGERGFTLIEMLIASAILLIGVTGVLLAIPGAEEGVAAGGMAGRAALYAKERLDSLAALDPTELARGARLEPYSDSPEGFYTRRWWVLSADLKPDLEGERLAEALAESGLVPGDFDLPTGFLRLKVELLWRPPGGRLERMEVSQLSTPSR